The following proteins are co-located in the Echinicola sp. 20G genome:
- a CDS encoding DUF4287 domain-containing protein, with product MEKALQTMIDNMPEKTGKSLTEWLEILKEKSFSKHSEAVQYLKKKHQVTHGFANTIVTLSKDEAASDDDLITAQYKGKEELLPIYQALIDYVKTLGEDVTITPKKGSVSIIRKRQFILIKPATKTRIDLGFKLKDQPSTERLGDSGPFGTMCTHRVQLFEVSEVDAELKGWIMEAYEKSI from the coding sequence ATGGAAAAAGCCCTGCAAACAATGATCGACAATATGCCTGAAAAAACGGGTAAGTCTCTGACTGAATGGTTGGAGATTTTGAAAGAAAAATCCTTTTCTAAACATTCTGAAGCAGTCCAATACTTAAAGAAGAAACATCAGGTGACACATGGTTTTGCCAATACCATCGTGACGCTGTCAAAAGATGAAGCGGCATCCGATGACGATTTGATTACAGCGCAATACAAAGGAAAAGAGGAATTGTTGCCGATTTATCAGGCCCTAATCGATTATGTCAAAACCTTGGGAGAAGATGTCACCATCACCCCCAAAAAGGGAAGTGTCAGCATCATCCGAAAAAGACAATTTATCTTGATCAAGCCTGCTACCAAAACCAGAATTGATTTGGGCTTTAAGTTAAAAGATCAGCCCTCCACCGAGAGGTTGGGAGATTCAGGCCCTTTTGGCACCATGTGCACCCATCGTGTGCAGCTATTTGAAGTGTCGGAGGTAGATGCAGAACTGAAGGGTTGGATCATGGAGGCATATGAGAAGTCCATTTGA